A genomic segment from Geitlerinema sp. PCC 7407 encodes:
- the rppA gene encoding two-component system response regulator RppA — protein MRLLLVEDEPDLGAAIKRTLTQEGYLVDWVTDGSQAWDYLDNQWTQYTIAVIDWLLPQVSGLELCQRLRQQASSLPVLMLTAKDRLEDKVAGLDAGADDYLVKPFSMEELLARLRALQRRPPQFQPRRLQVGPITLDYDRLLAEVDQGSGSIQALTLTVKEFHLLEYLMQHPNQIMARDQMLSQLWELDAEPVSNVVAAQMRRLRRKLAQCGQASLIETVYGLGYRLRVEHEH, from the coding sequence ATGCGGTTGCTGCTGGTAGAAGATGAGCCAGATTTGGGGGCGGCCATCAAGCGGACCCTGACCCAAGAAGGATATTTAGTCGATTGGGTCACCGATGGCAGCCAGGCCTGGGACTATCTAGACAATCAGTGGACCCAGTACACCATTGCCGTGATCGACTGGCTGCTGCCTCAGGTGTCAGGGCTGGAGCTGTGTCAGCGCCTGCGGCAACAGGCCTCGTCGCTGCCGGTCCTCATGCTGACTGCCAAAGATCGGCTCGAAGATAAGGTTGCAGGCCTAGACGCCGGAGCCGATGACTACTTGGTCAAGCCTTTTAGCATGGAAGAGCTCTTGGCGCGGCTGCGGGCTTTGCAGCGTCGCCCGCCCCAATTTCAGCCGCGCCGCCTCCAGGTGGGACCGATCACGCTGGACTACGATCGCCTGCTCGCAGAGGTCGATCAGGGCAGTGGCAGTATTCAAGCGCTCACCCTGACGGTAAAGGAGTTCCATTTGCTGGAGTATCTGATGCAGCATCCCAATCAGATCATGGCGCGCGACCAAATGCTCAGTCAGCTCTGGGAGCTCGATGCGGAGCCGGTCAGCAATGTCGTGGCGGCGCAGATGCGGCGGCTGCGGCGAAAACTGGCTCAGTGCGGCCAGGCATCCCTGATTGAGACGGTCTACGGGCTGGGCTATCGCCTGCGAGTGGAGCATGAACACTAG
- a CDS encoding alpha/beta fold hydrolase, which produces MFADFLPLTVRELTEETSIALAQGMQRRAIATSLATEPILTNYVQQGSGGPAIVLLHGFDSSVLEFRRLIPLLAPYGEVWAIDLLGFGFTDRAAGVVPSPESIKAHLHGCWQTLIRRPMILVGASMGGAAAIDFTLTYPEAVEQLVLLDSAGYTAGPSASKMMFPPMGFLATEFLRNLKVRDRISRSAYHDAQWASADALRCGALHLEAPGWRQALIAFTKSGGYGSFAERLGRLEQPTLILWGENDRILGTADAEKFQGAIADSKLIWIPNCGHVPHLEQPELTAQHMRAFLSLG; this is translated from the coding sequence ATGTTTGCTGATTTTCTGCCTTTGACGGTCCGAGAACTGACGGAGGAGACTTCGATCGCGCTGGCGCAGGGGATGCAGCGCCGGGCGATCGCCACGTCTCTGGCGACGGAGCCGATCTTGACGAACTATGTTCAGCAGGGCAGCGGCGGGCCGGCGATCGTTCTGCTGCATGGGTTTGACAGTTCGGTGCTGGAGTTTCGGCGCTTGATTCCTTTGCTGGCGCCCTATGGGGAGGTCTGGGCGATCGACCTATTGGGGTTTGGATTTACGGATCGGGCAGCGGGGGTCGTCCCTAGCCCTGAGAGCATCAAGGCGCATTTGCATGGGTGCTGGCAGACGCTGATTCGGCGACCAATGATTTTGGTGGGCGCGTCCATGGGCGGCGCGGCGGCGATCGACTTTACGCTGACCTATCCGGAGGCGGTGGAGCAGCTGGTGCTGCTCGACAGTGCGGGGTACACGGCGGGGCCTTCGGCTAGCAAGATGATGTTTCCGCCGATGGGATTTTTGGCGACGGAGTTTTTGCGCAATCTGAAGGTGCGCGATCGCATTAGTCGGTCGGCCTACCACGATGCCCAGTGGGCGTCGGCGGACGCGCTGCGCTGCGGGGCGCTGCACCTAGAGGCGCCGGGCTGGCGGCAGGCCCTGATCGCGTTTACCAAGAGCGGCGGCTATGGATCTTTTGCGGAGCGGCTGGGCCGGCTGGAGCAGCCAACGCTGATTTTGTGGGGAGAGAACGATCGCATTTTGGGGACGGCGGATGCTGAGAAGTTCCAAGGGGCGATCGCCGACAGCAAGCTGATCTGGATTCCCAACTGCGGCCACGTCCCCCACCTGGAGCAGCCCGAGCTAACGGCCCAACACATGCGGGCGTTTCTGTCGCTAGGCTAG
- a CDS encoding RNA-guided endonuclease TnpB family protein, producing the protein MRTAYQYRLRPTSSQVALMSEWLELLRRQYNYRLGERFSWYEQNRCDINVCPLICHLPELRENPDFYSQKRDLVNSKALFPEYQQIHSQVLQDCIGRVKKTFDRWLKGDCNGKRSGKPRFKGAGRYRSFTFPQAKQDCIQGKQINLPKIGWVKLIQHRPLPEGFKVKTATVSYKVDGWYVTLSLEDSSVPALTLDATGIENTMGIDLGLKSFLVDDAGQEEPIPQHYRKAEKRLKRLQRSLSRKKKGSNRRKKAVKRVAKAHLKVSNQRKDFHHKVANKLLFQRKHVAHEKLNIRGIARSKLAKSTHDAGWGQFLQILAIKAERAGLLTVAVNPSGTSQNCSGCGVKVPKTLQDRIHTCPECGLTLDRDHNAAINIKSLAVGHSVNKAQETPDGLPGVTEKPTPDTSVSVRSMSRKGC; encoded by the coding sequence ATGAGAACCGCCTACCAGTACCGATTGCGTCCAACTTCCAGTCAAGTCGCCTTGATGAGCGAATGGCTGGAACTCTTGCGCAGACAGTACAACTACCGTCTCGGTGAGCGGTTCTCTTGGTATGAACAAAACCGCTGTGACATCAATGTCTGTCCCTTAATTTGTCATCTGCCAGAGCTTCGAGAGAATCCTGACTTCTACTCTCAGAAACGAGACCTGGTGAACTCCAAAGCTCTGTTTCCGGAGTACCAGCAGATTCACTCTCAAGTTCTGCAAGACTGCATTGGCCGGGTGAAGAAGACCTTTGACCGCTGGCTCAAGGGAGACTGCAACGGCAAGCGAAGCGGCAAGCCTCGCTTCAAAGGAGCAGGCCGCTATCGCTCCTTCACCTTCCCGCAAGCAAAGCAAGACTGCATCCAGGGCAAACAAATCAATCTCCCCAAGATTGGCTGGGTGAAACTGATTCAGCATCGACCCTTACCGGAAGGCTTCAAGGTCAAGACCGCCACCGTCAGCTACAAAGTTGATGGCTGGTATGTGACTCTGAGCTTGGAAGACTCCTCTGTCCCAGCTCTCACTCTCGATGCCACCGGCATTGAGAACACGATGGGGATTGATTTGGGCTTGAAGTCGTTTTTGGTAGACGATGCAGGGCAAGAAGAACCCATTCCCCAGCACTACCGAAAAGCTGAAAAGCGTCTGAAGCGGTTGCAGCGTTCACTGTCACGCAAGAAAAAAGGGTCCAATCGCCGGAAGAAGGCGGTTAAACGAGTTGCCAAGGCGCACCTAAAAGTCTCAAATCAGCGCAAGGACTTTCACCACAAAGTCGCAAACAAGCTTTTATTTCAAAGGAAGCATGTCGCTCATGAAAAGCTGAACATTCGAGGTATTGCCAGAAGCAAACTGGCAAAGTCGACCCATGATGCTGGTTGGGGTCAGTTCCTGCAAATTCTGGCAATCAAGGCTGAAAGAGCCGGGTTGTTGACGGTTGCAGTGAATCCCAGCGGTACGTCTCAGAACTGCTCTGGTTGCGGGGTCAAAGTTCCCAAGACACTTCAGGACAGGATTCATACCTGTCCTGAGTGTGGATTGACGCTGGACCGCGACCACAATGCAGCGATCAATATCAAGTCTTTGGCGGTAGGGCATTCCGTCAATAAAGCTCAGGAAACGCCCGATGGGTTACCAGGGGTCACTGAGAAGCCGACACCGGATACGTCAGTATCGGTGAGGAGTATGTCACGCAAGGGTTGCTGA
- a CDS encoding universal stress protein, translated as MIEKILLADSGAGQAEAMIKTLMDLPCIQRASVTVLHVVPSQVTTDEMTEKWEEGGKILATAVQSLNLDPSHVSTMLKQGEPKDVVCQVAEDIGADLIIMGSRGLKRLQSILENSVSQYVFQLSSRSMLLVRDDIYVKKLQRIMVALDNSESAKDCLKLALYLIRDVKGGQIILTHVTKGQKGPDSPDQDPVLVAAAEEARKQGVSYKCVSKVGKAGEEICSLVDEMGVDLLMLGSPDRRPSIAKGLPDLDRLLGTSLSDYIRVYANCPVLLTRTLA; from the coding sequence ATGATTGAAAAAATTCTACTTGCTGATTCTGGTGCAGGTCAGGCCGAAGCCATGATCAAAACCCTCATGGATCTGCCCTGTATCCAAAGGGCTTCCGTGACTGTCCTGCACGTTGTTCCTTCCCAGGTCACCACCGATGAAATGACCGAAAAGTGGGAGGAGGGGGGCAAAATCCTTGCGACCGCCGTCCAATCTCTCAACCTCGACCCCAGCCACGTCTCCACCATGCTCAAGCAGGGAGAGCCCAAAGACGTCGTCTGCCAGGTCGCAGAAGACATCGGCGCTGACCTCATCATCATGGGCTCTCGCGGCCTCAAGCGCCTTCAGTCCATCCTCGAAAACTCCGTCAGCCAGTACGTCTTCCAGCTGTCGTCCCGCTCCATGCTCCTCGTGCGCGACGACATCTACGTCAAGAAGCTCCAGCGCATCATGGTTGCTCTTGACAACTCCGAATCGGCGAAGGACTGCTTGAAGCTCGCCCTGTATCTCATTCGAGATGTCAAAGGCGGTCAAATCATCCTGACCCACGTCACCAAAGGCCAAAAAGGCCCCGACAGCCCCGATCAAGATCCGGTCTTGGTAGCCGCAGCCGAAGAAGCCCGAAAACAAGGGGTTTCCTACAAATGCGTTTCCAAGGTGGGTAAGGCAGGAGAAGAAATCTGCTCCCTGGTGGATGAGATGGGCGTTGATCTCTTGATGCTGGGATCCCCCGATCGCCGTCCCTCCATTGCCAAAGGGCTCCCGGACCTCGATCGCCTTCTAGGGACCTCGCTGTCTGACTACATCCGGGTCTATGCTAACTGTCCCGTACTCCTAACGCGGACTCTAGCCTAG